The following coding sequences are from one Rhodothermales bacterium window:
- a CDS encoding YihY/virulence factor BrkB family protein → MAHLKLLWRYIKALFQILEDRNGLLLAQAIGFKVLITIIPLAIFSTGILGGMLQNERVADTALDFVGGLIPGYLGEVTSFIERLQDSSGTFTWVGALGLLVSLWLILNSLETIVSTFIMGDMRERRPMLRRQLFVVQIMLQVGLAFLLTVALTAGIHAVNRSGLDLLHYIGLDQVWVESGWRRTINFLGLVIPYLLTMSMFFQLYFFIPRPHPPVRSALVGTVVAATLWELAKFLFTFYATRVDTFERYSGDAGESGVAALGDAFGLVLAIVVWAYYSGVVLIVGAITVQLHEKHGWGRLHIQSSSAA, encoded by the coding sequence GTGGCTCATCTGAAACTCTTATGGCGCTATATCAAAGCCCTGTTCCAGATTCTGGAAGATCGTAACGGGTTACTACTCGCCCAGGCGATCGGCTTCAAGGTGCTCATCACCATCATCCCCCTGGCCATATTTTCAACCGGTATTCTGGGGGGCATGCTCCAGAACGAACGCGTGGCGGACACCGCGCTGGACTTCGTGGGCGGGCTGATCCCCGGGTACCTGGGCGAGGTGACATCGTTCATCGAACGACTCCAGGATTCCAGCGGCACCTTCACATGGGTTGGGGCGCTCGGGCTGCTCGTGTCGCTGTGGCTGATTCTGAATTCGCTCGAAACGATCGTTAGCACCTTCATCATGGGGGACATGCGCGAGCGCCGGCCGATGTTGCGCCGGCAGCTGTTTGTTGTACAGATCATGCTGCAAGTAGGATTAGCGTTTCTACTGACCGTCGCCCTGACCGCCGGCATCCACGCCGTGAACCGATCGGGCCTCGACCTCCTTCATTATATAGGGCTCGATCAAGTATGGGTGGAATCCGGGTGGCGGCGGACGATCAATTTCCTGGGGCTAGTGATCCCCTATCTGCTCACCATGTCGATGTTTTTTCAGCTCTACTTCTTCATCCCCCGGCCGCATCCGCCGGTGCGGAGTGCGCTGGTGGGCACGGTGGTGGCGGCGACGTTGTGGGAGCTGGCTAAATTCCTCTTCACGTTTTACGCTACCCGCGTGGACACGTTCGAGCGGTACAGCGGGGACGCCGGCGAAAGCGGCGTCGCGGCGCTGGGGGATGCGTTCGGGTTGGTGCTGGCGATCGTCGTCTGGGCCTACTACAGCGGGGTCGTGCTGATCGTCGGCGCCATCACGGTGCAGCTTCACGAGAAACATGGATGGGGTCGGCTGCATATCCAGTCGTCCAGCGCCGCCTGA
- a CDS encoding EcsC family protein — MATQDPILPSIYESEALRRIEAWKRPDQAWWERAAARVQQTMDDAGDQLRRIPGVDWTIDNVVTGLLRLINEITQDLVWREGIYREFHRVGFQEVVGPDDIAWLDLEVLDRALEGLSGKYVSLAAVEGTATGFAGASGILPDIVALVALNLRAAGEYATYCGFDITLPEERLYALSILDAAALPAAERHRAEARLSEANTHVARSKTTRSINSMVVGGALSSVARSLALRLTRSKLLQFMPVAGALLAGGFNSFYTHTVCDAAFHLYRERFLKQKYGEGEVGREK, encoded by the coding sequence ATGGCAACCCAGGACCCCATCCTACCCAGCATCTACGAATCCGAGGCGCTTCGCCGCATCGAGGCCTGGAAACGCCCCGACCAGGCGTGGTGGGAGCGGGCGGCGGCTCGGGTGCAGCAGACGATGGACGACGCCGGCGATCAGCTGAGGCGGATTCCGGGGGTGGATTGGACGATCGACAATGTCGTTACGGGGCTACTTCGCCTGATCAACGAGATCACGCAGGATCTGGTCTGGCGGGAGGGCATCTACCGAGAGTTTCATCGGGTGGGATTTCAGGAGGTGGTGGGTCCGGACGATATCGCCTGGCTCGATCTGGAGGTGCTGGATCGCGCGCTGGAGGGGTTGTCGGGCAAATATGTGAGCCTTGCGGCCGTGGAGGGCACGGCGACAGGATTTGCCGGCGCCTCGGGCATTCTGCCCGATATCGTGGCGCTTGTCGCGCTCAACCTGCGGGCGGCCGGCGAATACGCCACCTATTGCGGGTTTGATATCACCCTTCCCGAGGAGCGGCTGTACGCCCTCAGCATCCTGGACGCCGCGGCGTTGCCGGCCGCCGAACGCCATCGGGCCGAAGCTCGCCTCAGTGAGGCGAACACCCACGTAGCCCGGTCCAAAACCACCCGATCGATCAACTCGATGGTGGTGGGGGGCGCTCTGTCCTCCGTCGCCCGCTCACTGGCGCTACGCCTCACCCGGAGCAAGTTGCTGCAATTCATGCCCGTGGCCGGGGCCCTGCTCGCCGGCGGGTTTAATTCATTTTACACCCATACCGTGTGCGACGCGGCGTTCCATCTCTACCGCGAGCGGTTTCTGAAACAGAAATATGGGGAAGGAGAAGTGGGAAGGGAAAAGTGA
- a CDS encoding transposase, which translates to MMDFTLYSRPRLGLSDTQWDLVKDLFDCRRKRKHDLRGIVDGILYVLQSEENWRMLPASFAPWQTVYYYFDTWRKSGLWFQLVQRLPEELRSQLIADARPSLSLVDMAMPAWMNAPSTYAAPRAQAGYTRRFSWTSEQPAARAGSQAA; encoded by the coding sequence ATGATGGACTTCACGCTTTACTCCCGGCCGCGCCTCGGCCTGAGCGACACCCAGTGGGACCTCGTCAAGGATCTGTTCGACTGCCGGCGCAAGCGCAAGCACGACCTCCGCGGCATCGTGGACGGCATTCTTTACGTCCTCCAGTCCGAAGAAAACTGGCGGATGCTGCCGGCCTCGTTTGCGCCATGGCAGACGGTCTATTACTACTTCGACACGTGGCGCAAGAGCGGCCTGTGGTTTCAACTCGTGCAGCGCCTGCCCGAGGAGCTGCGGTCCCAGCTGATCGCCGACGCCCGTCCGTCGCTTTCGTTGGTGGACATGGCCATGCCGGCGTGGATGAACGCGCCGAGCACGTACGCCGCGCCTCGTGCGCAGGCCGGCTACACGCGCCGGTTCAGCTGGACCAGCGAGCAGCCCGCCGCCCGCGCCGGAAGCCAGGCGGCGTGA
- a CDS encoding RsmB/NOP family class I SAM-dependent RNA methyltransferase, translating to MPIPSLFLDRLQRIVPAARYDAVLHGMTAPRETSFRVNALRAENSAVRAVIEEAGIPFHPVPWMADAFRVEPAWREALLALPAYADRWFYVQNLSSMLPPLALAPQPGERVLDLAAAPGSKTLQLAAMMRGDGELAAVEPVKPRFMRLKRNLSENGAPWVRTYLQDGTRVWKHRPEYFDRVLLDAPCSSEGRFHENDPESYAYWSERKIDEMERKQRQLLFSAIQCLRPGGLLVYSTCSLAPEENEAVIDRMLRRFEDALTVEPISPLIDEMTDPLAGWNKRTFNPAIADARRVLPTVQTEGFFLCALRKTRSTV from the coding sequence ATGCCGATTCCTTCCCTGTTTCTCGATCGGCTCCAGCGCATCGTGCCCGCTGCACGATACGACGCCGTGTTACACGGTATGACGGCGCCGCGCGAGACGTCCTTCCGCGTCAACGCGCTACGTGCCGAGAACTCGGCTGTACGTGCCGTGATCGAGGAGGCCGGGATCCCCTTCCATCCCGTACCCTGGATGGCCGATGCCTTCCGGGTGGAACCCGCCTGGCGGGAGGCCCTGCTCGCCCTGCCGGCGTATGCCGATCGGTGGTTTTACGTCCAGAACCTCTCCAGCATGCTCCCACCCCTCGCTCTGGCTCCCCAACCCGGCGAACGCGTGCTCGACCTCGCCGCCGCGCCGGGCAGTAAAACCCTGCAGCTGGCCGCTATGATGAGGGGGGATGGCGAACTCGCGGCCGTCGAACCGGTCAAACCCCGGTTTATGCGACTCAAGCGTAACCTCAGCGAGAACGGCGCGCCGTGGGTCCGCACGTACCTGCAAGACGGCACCCGCGTCTGGAAACACCGCCCTGAATATTTCGACCGCGTGTTACTCGACGCCCCGTGCTCCAGCGAAGGCCGCTTCCATGAAAACGACCCGGAGTCGTACGCCTACTGGAGCGAACGGAAAATCGACGAGATGGAGCGCAAACAACGCCAGCTCCTCTTCTCCGCCATCCAGTGCCTCCGCCCCGGCGGCCTCCTCGTCTACTCCACGTGCTCGCTGGCCCCGGAAGAAAACGAGGCCGTGATCGACCGGATGCTCCGCCGCTTCGAGGACGCCCTCACCGTCGAGCCCATCTCTCCGCTGATCGATGAAATGACAGATCCCCTCGCCGGCTGGAACAAACGCACCTTCAACCCCGCCATCGCCGACGCTCGCCGCGTCCTCCCTACCGTGCAAACGGAAGGGTTCTTCCTGTGCGCCCTCCGGAAGACGCGGAGTACGGTTTGA
- the clpX gene encoding ATP-dependent Clp protease ATP-binding subunit ClpX, translating to MSSRRGQNAIKCSFCNRSANEVASMVAGPDVYICDRCIHDAAGIVRNDMATYRNEPNPTGRRQGPRHVRLNPMDLKRALDEYVIGQERAKKSLCVAVYNHYKRIEAEEFLPEFADVEIEKSNILMIGPTGTGKTLLARTLARILDVPFSISDATALTEAGYVGEDVESILAHLLHAADFNVERAERGIIYIDEIDKIARKSDNASITRDVSGEGVQQALLKILEGTVAGVPPKGGRKHPEQSLINIDTRNILFICGGAFEGLDSIIARRISSNTIGFLTGSQHKVERDDPHLFQHVEPNDLLRFGLIPELIGRVPVIAPLDKLSDEAMTMILTEPKNALVKQYQKLLAMDGVDLSFDDGAISAIVKRARELGTGARGLRSVMESIMLDIMFDMHSRMHAGACRITASTVLNGEAPLIEERKASA from the coding sequence ATGAGCTCCCGGAGAGGCCAGAACGCCATCAAATGTTCCTTCTGTAACCGATCGGCCAACGAAGTGGCGTCGATGGTGGCCGGTCCCGATGTCTACATCTGCGACCGGTGCATCCACGATGCGGCCGGCATTGTGCGGAACGACATGGCAACCTACCGGAACGAGCCGAACCCGACGGGCCGGCGGCAGGGGCCGCGGCACGTGCGCCTCAACCCGATGGATCTGAAGCGCGCCCTCGATGAGTACGTCATCGGCCAGGAGCGCGCCAAGAAGTCCCTCTGCGTCGCCGTCTACAACCACTACAAGCGGATCGAGGCCGAAGAGTTTCTGCCCGAGTTCGCCGACGTGGAGATTGAGAAGTCGAATATTCTGATGATCGGCCCCACGGGTACCGGCAAGACGTTGCTGGCCCGAACGCTGGCTCGTATCCTCGACGTGCCCTTCTCGATTTCGGATGCCACGGCGCTGACCGAGGCCGGCTATGTGGGGGAGGATGTCGAGAGCATCCTGGCGCATTTGCTGCATGCGGCGGATTTCAACGTCGAGCGCGCCGAGCGGGGCATCATCTACATCGACGAGATCGACAAGATCGCCCGGAAGAGCGACAACGCCTCAATCACCCGGGACGTCTCCGGCGAGGGGGTACAGCAGGCGTTGCTGAAGATCCTGGAGGGCACCGTGGCCGGCGTGCCTCCCAAAGGGGGGCGCAAACACCCCGAGCAGAGCCTGATCAACATCGACACTCGGAATATCCTGTTTATCTGTGGCGGGGCGTTCGAGGGGCTCGATTCGATCATCGCGCGCCGCATTTCCAGTAACACCATCGGCTTCCTGACCGGCTCGCAGCACAAAGTCGAACGCGACGATCCCCATCTGTTCCAGCATGTAGAGCCGAACGACTTGCTACGCTTCGGCCTCATCCCGGAGCTTATCGGCCGCGTCCCTGTAATCGCCCCACTCGATAAATTATCGGACGAGGCGATGACGATGATCCTCACCGAGCCTAAAAACGCACTGGTCAAGCAGTATCAGAAGTTGCTCGCCATGGATGGGGTGGATCTCTCCTTCGATGATGGGGCCATCTCGGCAATTGTGAAACGAGCGCGCGAATTGGGAACCGGCGCGCGGGGCTTACGGTCGGTTATGGAGTCGATCATGCTGGATATCATGTTCGACATGCACTCACGCATGCACGCCGGCGCCTGTCGCATTACGGCGTCGACCGTGCTCAACGGCGAAGCGCCTCTTATTGAAGAGCGTAAGGCAAGCGCCTGA